From the genome of Clostridia bacterium:
GGAACATTGGAAGTGCCGCCCCTTAGTCCTCTTTCCTGATTTCCGCCAGCTATCAACCTATCAATTTTAGTTCCCTTTTTTATATACAAAGCACCGATACCTTTAGGTCCATAAAATTTATGCGCACTCAAAGTCAATAAGTCCACTCCCAAAGCATTGACCTTGACATTAAGAGTTCCTATCGCTTGGACAGCGTCCGTATGAAATAATATTTCTGGATTGTATTTTTTTACAGTTGCGCAGATTTCTTTGATTGGCTGAATAGTGCCTATTTCATTATTGGCAAGCATAATAGAAACCAAAATGGTATTTTCGTTAAGTTCATTTACCACGCTTTCGGGAGTAATGACTCCGTCTTGATCTGGCAAAATCTTAACGACTTCAACACCATGTCTTTCCAAATCTTCTACGCAATTAATAATAGAAGAATGTTCTATAGCACTTGTTATGATTCTTTTTTTTGTTTTTTTAGAAGCGTCAACAATACCTTTCAAAACCCAGTTGTTGGCTTCGGTAGCACTGCTTGTAAAATATATTTCATGCTCCTGTGCGCCTAAGGCATTGGCTGTTTGTTCGCGAGCATGAATTACAGCGTATTCTGCTTGTCTGCCAAAAAAATGCTGACTTTCAGGATTGCCGTAGTTATCGCAAAAATACGGCAACATACTTTCAAATACTTCTCTATCCAACGGCGTTGTAGCCGCGTTATCCAAATATACTTTCATCATAATATATAATAACCCAAATCAGCATTTATAGTCATTAATTAGATCTTGCAAACTATGGCTATCTAGTAAGTTATTAATTCCGATATACAGCTTTTTTAGGATATTGCGGTTTGGACAATATTCGTCATTGCATTCATCGGATACGCATGCTGTAATTTCAAGATTGTCTTCCAATGCCCTAAAAATCTGTCCTACTGAAATTTCTTCAGGCGATCTTTTCAGACGGTATCCGCCATATAGTCCTCTTACAGATTCGACTATATCGTCTTTTATCAAAAGTCGCATCAGCTTTTCAAGATATTTTGGTGAAACTCTTGTACGGTTAGACAGCTCAGGCAGTGCAAGCATATAATCTTTGCTCAATGCCAGAATGAAACACGCTTTCAAACCGTATCTTGCCTTAGTAGACAATTTCATAATTCACCTAAAAATCCTAAAAAATAAATCTATATCTTATTCCAAAATGTCGTTTTGATAAAGAGGGAAGTTGTCGCACAACTTAATTACTTTTTCTTTTACTGAATCTATCGCACTCTCGCCCTCAATAATAATTTTAGCCAAAAACTCGCCTATTAATTTCATCTCGTTTTCTTTCATACCGCGTGTTGTAACACTAGGTGTTCCCACTCTAATGCCGCTTGTGATCATAGGGCTAAGCTTATCATTGGGTATTGCGTTTTTGTTTACAGTTATGTTTGCTCTATCTAACCATTTTTCAACTTCTTTTCCGGTACGGTTATTTTTGGATAAGTCTATAAGCATAAGATGATTATCTGTACCGCCCGCAACAAGTTTTAATCCATTATCAATTAATGTATCAGCAAGAACTTTTGCGTTCTTTACAATTTGCTTTTGATACTCTTTAAATTCAGGAGTCAAAGCTTCTTTAAATGAAACCGCTTTTGCGGCTATTATATGCATCAAAGGTCCGCCCTGAGAACCAGGGAAAATAGCTTTGTTGACCTTTTTGATGATCTCCTCATCATTAGTCAAAATCAGTCCGCCGCGAGGACCTCTCAATGTTTTATGAGTAGTTGTGGTAACTATATGAGCATAAGGC
Proteins encoded in this window:
- a CDS encoding Rrf2 family transcriptional regulator, yielding MKLSTKARYGLKACFILALSKDYMLALPELSNRTRVSPKYLEKLMRLLIKDDIVESVRGLYGGYRLKRSPEEISVGQIFRALEDNLEITACVSDECNDEYCPNRNILKKLYIGINNLLDSHSLQDLINDYKC
- a CDS encoding cysteine desulfurase family protein, whose protein sequence is MMKVYLDNAATTPLDREVFESMLPYFCDNYGNPESQHFFGRQAEYAVIHAREQTANALGAQEHEIYFTSSATEANNWVLKGIVDASKKTKKRIITSAIEHSSIINCVEDLERHGVEVVKILPDQDGVITPESVVNELNENTILVSIMLANNEIGTIQPIKEICATVKKYNPEILFHTDAVQAIGTLNVKVNALGVDLLTLSAHKFYGPKGIGALYIKKGTKIDRLIAGGNQERGLRGGTSNVP